In one Methanothermobacter sp. genomic region, the following are encoded:
- a CDS encoding magnesium transporter translates to MRITGRLLRTTRLILQSLLTFTVNLSITASRGWVRAFNLFKSFGSFFRGSKRVIGESFVALFICALGDLVAGIFLGKMSPLLESYPGLLVLIPGAIGMRGNIFGALGSRLGSGLHIGTLSPELRKSDVLTENIEATIILTVVMSIFLGFMAWIFCHLFGFRSMGIMDFIVISVAGGIISGAVLLPATVLISLKSYENGWDPDNVTTPLIAASGDLFTLPSIFAALAILETVRNGIFEWVLFFLFILMGIMGLAMGIKGRYNLRRIIRQSVPVLLLCSALGTTAGIVLNSKLSFILDNPAILALVPLFSGESGDLVSILGARLSSGLHSGIVPASLRPHGEALRNFGIISVLSLIIYPTIGLLAHVVSVSLGIGSLGLERMVLISSLAGYLLTPFLLLVGFYLSSASYRLELDPDNIVIPLSTSMTDPVANTCLVIAIIAVIGL, encoded by the coding sequence ATGAGGATAACCGGAAGATTACTGAGGACGACTCGGCTCATACTTCAGTCCCTGCTAACATTTACCGTGAATTTATCCATAACGGCCTCAAGGGGATGGGTAAGGGCTTTTAACCTATTCAAGAGTTTTGGAAGCTTTTTCAGGGGTTCTAAAAGGGTTATAGGGGAAAGCTTCGTCGCACTCTTCATATGTGCCCTGGGGGACCTTGTTGCAGGTATATTTCTGGGTAAGATGTCTCCCCTACTGGAGTCATATCCAGGACTCCTTGTACTGATACCCGGCGCCATAGGCATGAGGGGTAACATCTTCGGTGCTCTGGGCTCACGCCTTGGTTCAGGTCTGCATATAGGTACCCTTTCACCGGAACTTCGAAAATCAGATGTCCTTACAGAGAACATTGAGGCGACCATAATACTGACCGTGGTCATGTCAATTTTCCTCGGATTCATGGCCTGGATATTCTGCCATCTCTTCGGATTTCGAAGCATGGGAATAATGGATTTCATTGTTATCTCTGTGGCCGGCGGAATAATATCAGGAGCTGTTCTTCTCCCGGCAACAGTCCTCATATCCCTCAAAAGCTATGAGAACGGCTGGGACCCTGATAACGTCACAACACCCCTCATAGCAGCTTCAGGAGACCTTTTCACCCTCCCATCAATATTCGCGGCACTTGCCATCCTTGAAACTGTAAGGAACGGCATTTTTGAATGGGTACTCTTTTTCCTGTTTATTCTGATGGGTATTATGGGTCTTGCAATGGGAATTAAGGGCAGATATAACCTCAGAAGGATAATAAGACAGAGCGTGCCCGTACTTCTTCTCTGCTCAGCCCTAGGAACCACTGCGGGTATAGTCCTAAACAGTAAACTGTCATTTATACTTGACAACCCTGCAATACTCGCACTGGTGCCGCTGTTTTCAGGTGAAAGTGGAGACCTTGTGAGCATACTCGGAGCAAGGCTTTCCTCCGGGCTACACTCAGGTATAGTCCCTGCAAGCCTCAGACCCCATGGGGAGGCCCTCAGGAACTTTGGAATAATATCCGTGCTTTCACTGATCATATATCCAACAATCGGGCTTCTGGCCCATGTTGTGAGTGTTTCCCTTGGTATAGGGTCCCTTGGACTTGAGAGGATGGTTCTTATAAGTTCACTTGCAGGATACCTTCTGACCCCATTTCTTCTACTGGTGGGCTTTTATCTGAGCTCAGCATCCTACAGACTTGAACTGGACCCTGACAACATAGTTATACCACTTTCGACAAGCATGACAGACCCTGTGGCAAACACGTGTCTTGTAATAGCCATAATAGCAGTTATAGGACTCTGA
- a CDS encoding potassium channel family protein: MKNLSELMVDLAYSALLFNSRDAAEEVIKLENKVNRLNYEIKKESLLAARSVEDAEKLTALLEVGEAAESIANSAKDIADLVLKGIKPHPVFKMVMEESDEIIVRVTIDEGSELAGKSLGDLLLATRTGMRVIAIRRGESWIYGPDRNTVLAENDTLIAKGNEAGSELLFALAKGEMTLEDIGCSIE; this comes from the coding sequence ATGAAGAACCTCTCGGAGTTGATGGTGGATCTTGCATACTCTGCCCTTCTGTTTAACAGCAGGGACGCTGCAGAAGAGGTCATAAAACTTGAAAACAAGGTTAACAGGCTTAACTATGAGATAAAAAAGGAGTCACTCCTTGCTGCAAGATCTGTTGAGGACGCCGAAAAACTGACAGCTCTCCTAGAGGTGGGTGAGGCAGCTGAAAGCATTGCGAACTCTGCCAAGGATATCGCTGACCTGGTGCTGAAGGGCATCAAACCACACCCTGTCTTCAAGATGGTCATGGAGGAGTCCGATGAGATAATAGTCAGGGTGACAATTGATGAGGGATCAGAGCTGGCAGGAAAATCACTGGGAGACCTTTTACTTGCAACCAGAACAGGTATGAGGGTTATAGCCATCAGAAGAGGAGAATCCTGGATTTATGGACCTGACAGGAACACGGTACTTGCAGAGAACGATACCCTCATCGCCAAGGGAAACGAAGCAGGTTCAGAACTCTTATTCGCACTTGCAAAGGGTGAGATGACCCTTGAGGATATAGGATGCAGCATAGAATAG
- the cobJ gene encoding precorrin-3B C(17)-methyltransferase, whose product MIRIIGLGPTRDDITVRALRALEESDVVIGYSRYIRQIEDLLEGKEVIKSGMGSELERVEKAVEKHRKGLNVALVSSGDPGVYGMANVFFQVFDKYSGLEFEVIPGVTAVNYAASHLGAPLHDFAVISLSDILTPLSEIRKKIRAAAEAGLVIALYNPLGKRRKKPFREALEILRSELESETPVGVVKTENGRPQVSIVALGDLNESLVDMSTTLIVGNVTTYTRDGYMVTPRGYAVEAPLHELARKFYEENPYGKSSGPDEKCEFYPCHFEGQNCAFCYCPFYPCGEGSTGGYWIRDKGVWSCQDCRWIHTDEAVECIRRGLKRLISEPDDLTDRKKELLKLRRECLMASGGASSK is encoded by the coding sequence ATGATAAGGATAATAGGACTTGGACCCACAAGGGATGATATAACAGTTAGGGCCCTCAGGGCCCTTGAAGAATCCGATGTCGTCATAGGATATTCAAGGTACATAAGACAGATAGAGGATCTTCTTGAGGGTAAGGAGGTAATAAAGAGCGGCATGGGGTCCGAACTTGAGAGAGTTGAAAAGGCCGTTGAGAAACACCGTAAGGGTCTCAACGTTGCACTGGTGAGCTCAGGAGACCCTGGTGTCTATGGGATGGCCAATGTTTTTTTTCAAGTATTTGATAAGTATTCGGGACTTGAATTTGAGGTTATACCTGGCGTGACTGCGGTTAATTATGCAGCATCACACCTTGGAGCACCTCTCCATGACTTTGCGGTTATAAGTCTGAGTGACATCCTCACACCTCTATCAGAGATAAGAAAAAAGATCAGGGCAGCTGCAGAAGCGGGACTTGTAATAGCCCTTTATAACCCCTTGGGAAAGAGGAGGAAGAAACCCTTCAGGGAGGCTCTTGAAATACTCAGATCTGAACTTGAATCTGAAACGCCGGTTGGCGTGGTGAAGACCGAAAATGGACGTCCACAGGTGAGTATTGTGGCTCTTGGAGATCTAAATGAATCCCTTGTGGATATGTCCACCACCCTCATAGTTGGCAACGTTACAACCTACACAAGGGATGGTTACATGGTCACGCCCCGTGGGTACGCTGTTGAGGCCCCGCTCCATGAACTTGCAAGGAAGTTCTATGAGGAGAATCCTTACGGCAAATCCTCAGGCCCTGATGAGAAATGTGAATTCTATCCCTGCCATTTTGAAGGTCAGAACTGCGCGTTCTGTTACTGTCCATTCTATCCATGCGGTGAGGGGTCCACAGGGGGCTACTGGATACGGGATAAGGGTGTATGGAGCTGCCAGGATTGCAGATGGATACACACCGATGAGGCTGTTGAGTGCATCAGGAGAGGTCTTAAGCGGCTGATTTCAGAACCAGATGATCTAACCGATAGGAAGAAGGAACTTCTCAAGCTTCGAAGGGAGTGCCTCATGGCTTCAGGAGGGGCCTCCAGTAAATAA
- a CDS encoding DNA-directed DNA polymerase II small subunit, with translation MNEIIGKFAREGILIEDKAYFRLKEMDDPATASSEIIVKIKKNGGGKFALLTSEMLDDLFDVSKEIDKPKEIKAQGPINIPREREFDFRVIKDTSKRSYTSGEIGDMISYFNSRFSCLRDLLKRRPELKSHVPIADLRGGDDAVSIIGIINDIRTTKNNHKMLELEDETGEITVVVHNENHKLFEKSEKLVRDEVIGVQGAKKGRFVVASEIFQPGVPRIQEKEMDFSVAFISDVHIGSQTFLEDAFTSFIKWINGDFGTEKQRDIAADIKYLVVAGDIVDGIGIYPGQEKELIIKDIHEQYEEAARLFGDISDDIKIVMIPGNHDASRIAEPQPAIPEEYAKPLYSLKNVEFLSNPSMVSLDGVKTLIYHGRSFDDMAMSVNGLSHERSDLIMEELLEKRHLAPIYGERTPLASEIEDHLVIDDVPHILHTGHVHINAYKKYKGIHLINSGTFQSQTEFQKIYNIVPTCGQVPVLNRGVMKLLEFN, from the coding sequence ATGAATGAAATAATAGGAAAATTTGCAAGGGAAGGAATTTTAATAGAGGATAAAGCATATTTTCGGCTGAAGGAGATGGATGACCCTGCAACGGCTTCCTCAGAGATTATAGTTAAGATAAAGAAGAATGGTGGGGGTAAATTCGCTCTTCTGACCTCTGAGATGCTTGATGACCTCTTTGATGTGAGTAAGGAAATAGATAAGCCTAAAGAAATAAAGGCACAAGGTCCCATCAATATTCCACGGGAGAGGGAATTTGACTTCAGGGTCATCAAAGACACCAGTAAGAGATCATATACCAGCGGGGAGATAGGTGACATGATCTCCTACTTCAACAGCAGATTCAGCTGCCTGAGGGATCTCCTTAAAAGACGCCCTGAACTTAAGAGTCATGTGCCCATTGCTGATCTTCGCGGCGGAGATGATGCTGTGAGCATCATAGGGATCATAAATGACATAAGAACCACCAAGAACAACCACAAGATGCTTGAACTGGAGGATGAAACAGGGGAAATAACAGTTGTTGTGCATAATGAAAATCATAAACTTTTTGAAAAATCCGAGAAACTCGTGAGGGACGAGGTCATAGGTGTTCAGGGCGCGAAAAAGGGTAGGTTTGTTGTGGCCTCCGAGATCTTCCAGCCTGGTGTACCAAGAATACAGGAGAAGGAAATGGACTTTTCAGTTGCCTTCATATCCGATGTCCACATAGGAAGCCAGACATTCCTTGAAGATGCATTCACCAGCTTCATTAAATGGATAAACGGGGACTTTGGAACTGAGAAACAGAGGGATATAGCGGCTGACATTAAGTACCTTGTGGTTGCAGGTGACATAGTTGATGGTATCGGGATATACCCTGGACAGGAAAAGGAACTCATTATAAAAGATATCCATGAGCAGTATGAGGAGGCTGCAAGGCTTTTTGGAGATATAAGTGATGACATAAAGATTGTGATGATTCCTGGGAACCACGATGCATCGAGGATCGCTGAGCCCCAGCCTGCAATACCCGAGGAATATGCGAAACCACTTTACAGCCTCAAAAATGTTGAATTTTTGAGTAACCCGTCGATGGTTAGTCTTGATGGTGTAAAAACCCTCATATATCACGGGAGGAGCTTCGACGATATGGCCATGAGCGTGAATGGACTTTCCCATGAAAGGTCCGATCTCATAATGGAGGAACTCCTTGAGAAGAGACACCTTGCACCTATATATGGCGAGAGGACCCCCCTTGCATCTGAGATAGAGGACCACCTTGTGATTGATGATGTCCCCCATATCCTTCATACCGGACATGTCCACATAAATGCATACAAAAAATACAAGGGTATTCACCTTATAAATTCAGGTACATTCCAGTCACAGACAGAGTTTCAGAAGATATACAACATTGTCCCCACATGTGGCCAGGTCCCGGTGCTCAACAGGGGTGTGATGAAGCTTCTGGAGTTCAATTAG
- a CDS encoding class II aldolase/adducin family protein, which yields MNPLRDVVNVSVQLYRRGLVSGIGGNVSARVDDRVFITPTMVPLDRVTLKNIAMVDLEGNVLRGGRPSSELELHLEVYRRRSDVHGVVHTHSPYARAFLVAGIEIEKMEGFRGLGEGNLPVVPYHPPGSRKLASACAEMMVNENAAVLENHGVVCAGETVEEALLLAEFIEELAKTRFIAEVLKFMK from the coding sequence TTGAATCCATTGAGGGATGTTGTTAATGTTTCGGTACAGCTCTATAGGAGGGGTCTTGTATCTGGCATTGGAGGGAATGTTAGCGCAAGGGTGGATGATAGGGTTTTCATAACACCCACAATGGTCCCCCTTGACCGGGTGACACTTAAGAATATTGCAATGGTTGACCTTGAAGGGAATGTTCTCAGGGGTGGAAGACCATCCTCGGAACTGGAACTCCATCTTGAGGTCTACAGGAGGAGATCTGATGTACATGGTGTGGTGCATACCCACTCACCATATGCCAGGGCATTTTTAGTTGCCGGGATTGAGATTGAGAAAATGGAGGGCTTCAGGGGGCTCGGAGAGGGAAATCTTCCTGTGGTACCCTATCATCCCCCTGGAAGCAGGAAACTTGCATCCGCCTGTGCAGAGATGATGGTAAATGAAAATGCAGCTGTCCTTGAAAACCACGGTGTGGTATGTGCAGGTGAAACTGTTGAGGAAGCCCTCCTCCTTGCAGAGTTCATTGAGGAGCTGGCGAAAACCCGTTTCATTGCTGAGGTCCTTAAATTCATGAAATAG
- a CDS encoding UPF0147 family protein produces MSNETFDRVSEILKHIMEDNSVPRNIRRAAEESKEILNNPDEDSTVRASTVISILDEISNDPNIPIHARTLVWEILSELESIRE; encoded by the coding sequence ATGAGTAACGAAACATTTGATCGCGTTTCTGAAATTTTAAAGCACATTATGGAAGATAATAGCGTCCCAAGAAACATCAGAAGGGCTGCTGAGGAATCAAAGGAGATCCTCAACAACCCTGATGAGGACAGCACAGTGAGGGCGAGCACGGTCATATCGATTCTGGATGAGATAAGCAACGACCCCAACATCCCGATACATGCAAGGACACTGGTATGGGAAATACTCAGTGAACTTGAATCCATAAGGGAATAA
- a CDS encoding cobalt-precorrin 5A hydrolase, translating into MRLSILTLTENGRKLGETLKKALMDDPTILSVEALHRDIDFREVFSRSDMIIGIMAAGIMVRKIAPLIKNKFSDPGVLVIDEMGKNVISLLSGHAGGANDFALKIADIINANPVITTATDVNGLVGIDSFAARYFYVILDRHLVKHFNSSIVDGYTVELHSSRNLEPLIDGELSRTYRYIRDGDEIVRAHCNSEVMRLAPLKVSVGIGTRRGVESRRVTGAIVEALGLLKLPPARIDALATGYMKKDERGIIDAAENLGVPLEIIPLHELRSQDTHSFSDFVNKKFGVGSVCEASALKSAGNGSKLVIRKTTSSGVAVAVAVSETPKTF; encoded by the coding sequence ATGAGGCTTAGCATACTTACACTCACAGAAAATGGCAGGAAACTTGGGGAGACCCTGAAGAAGGCTCTTATGGATGATCCCACAATTCTCTCAGTTGAAGCCCTGCACAGGGATATAGATTTCAGGGAAGTGTTTTCAAGAAGTGACATGATAATTGGTATAATGGCAGCAGGTATAATGGTGAGAAAGATTGCGCCGCTCATTAAAAACAAATTCTCTGATCCAGGGGTTCTAGTTATCGATGAAATGGGAAAGAATGTTATAAGCCTTCTTTCAGGTCATGCAGGAGGTGCAAACGATTTTGCACTCAAAATTGCAGACATAATCAATGCAAACCCCGTTATAACAACAGCAACTGATGTTAATGGTCTTGTGGGAATTGACAGCTTCGCAGCAAGATACTTCTATGTGATACTTGACAGGCACCTTGTGAAGCACTTCAATTCCTCAATTGTGGATGGGTACACTGTGGAGCTGCATTCCTCAAGGAATCTGGAACCCCTCATTGATGGTGAACTTTCCAGAACCTACAGGTACATAAGGGATGGAGATGAGATTGTAAGGGCCCACTGCAATTCTGAGGTCATGAGACTGGCTCCCCTCAAGGTTTCAGTGGGTATAGGGACAAGGAGGGGAGTTGAATCCAGGAGGGTAACCGGTGCAATTGTGGAAGCACTTGGTCTCTTGAAGCTACCCCCAGCGAGGATCGATGCACTGGCAACAGGTTACATGAAGAAGGATGAAAGGGGAATAATTGATGCAGCGGAGAATCTGGGGGTCCCCCTGGAAATCATACCTCTTCATGAGCTCAGATCACAGGATACACACTCATTTTCAGATTTTGTCAACAAAAAATTTGGTGTTGGGAGCGTATGTGAAGCTTCGGCTCTTAAAAGTGCAGGAAATGGATCAAAACTAGTTATAAGAAAAACAACGTCATCAGGAGTTGCGGTTGCAGTGGCGGTTTCAGAGACACCAAAAACTTTTTAA
- a CDS encoding cobalamin biosynthesis protein, giving the protein MNEIPVLLLAVSIDIMIGEPPTIIHPVVHMGSIIAWTKRILSKKRISGIIMTLLVVSIFTAPAILVGYLSDPLYTLIAAVLLSTVISIRMLFTSALDVGKSLDKNIWEAREKLSYLVSRDTTTLTDEQILSATIETLTENLTDSVTAPLFYFILFGLPGAFLYRVVNTLDAMVGYLDDENRDLGWFPARLDDILNYIPSRLTGLLMVLAAFFLSMNWENSMRILLRDARRTPSPNSGFTMAAAAGALSVQLEKPGVYVLGDPRDLLSVEKLKEALKLSSLTLVLFIVSATGIILVMP; this is encoded by the coding sequence ATGAATGAAATCCCTGTCCTCTTACTTGCAGTTTCAATTGACATCATGATTGGAGAACCACCAACCATAATTCACCCTGTTGTACATATGGGTTCAATAATAGCATGGACAAAAAGAATACTCAGTAAAAAACGCATATCAGGAATAATAATGACTCTACTGGTTGTATCGATATTCACAGCACCAGCCATCCTCGTAGGCTACCTGAGTGACCCCCTCTACACTTTGATAGCTGCAGTACTCCTTTCAACTGTAATATCCATAAGGATGCTCTTTACATCTGCCTTGGATGTTGGAAAATCACTGGATAAGAACATTTGGGAGGCAAGGGAGAAACTTTCCTATCTGGTAAGCAGGGATACCACCACACTAACAGATGAACAGATACTCTCAGCAACTATTGAAACACTCACAGAGAACCTCACAGACTCTGTCACAGCGCCACTTTTTTACTTCATCTTATTTGGACTCCCAGGGGCGTTCCTATACAGGGTCGTTAATACACTTGATGCAATGGTGGGATACCTCGATGATGAAAACAGGGATCTGGGATGGTTTCCTGCAAGACTCGATGACATACTGAACTACATACCATCCAGACTCACGGGGCTTTTGATGGTTCTTGCAGCATTTTTTCTCTCCATGAACTGGGAAAATTCAATGAGGATACTCCTCAGGGACGCAAGGCGCACCCCCAGTCCCAATTCAGGATTTACGATGGCTGCAGCGGCTGGAGCACTATCTGTTCAGCTGGAAAAACCAGGAGTATATGTTCTAGGGGATCCCAGAGATCTACTTTCAGTTGAAAAGCTTAAAGAGGCCCTGAAACTTAGTTCTCTAACCCTAGTACTATTCATTGTATCTGCAACCGGAATAATACTGGTGATGCCATGA
- a CDS encoding DUF2299 domain-containing protein, translating to MPEKKIKKWLEEEGFLRMEVPDENASFHYVINYPEDHVIDIIQPAGKNDMILIACATSVSPEHQSGIRALSMEKRTEFIWKVRFTLNMFGVDFQLDHPENVLNSYLVTSEIFSDGLSKDRLISSIKNVFRAKLHVMWMIQERFGEDKPEHDSMYV from the coding sequence ATGCCAGAGAAGAAGATAAAGAAATGGCTTGAGGAGGAGGGTTTTCTGAGGATGGAAGTCCCTGACGAAAACGCCTCGTTCCATTATGTAATAAATTATCCAGAGGATCATGTCATTGATATCATTCAGCCTGCTGGAAAGAATGACATGATCCTCATAGCCTGTGCAACCAGTGTTAGCCCCGAGCACCAGTCAGGAATACGTGCACTCAGTATGGAGAAAAGGACCGAGTTCATATGGAAGGTTCGTTTTACCCTGAACATGTTTGGAGTTGATTTTCAGCTTGATCACCCAGAAAATGTGCTGAACAGCTATCTTGTAACCTCTGAGATATTCTCTGATGGCCTCTCAAAGGACAGGTTGATTTCAAGTATAAAAAATGTTTTCAGGGCTAAACTTCATGTCATGTGGATGATACAGGAACGCTTTGGCGAGGATAAGCCTGAACACGACAGCATGTATGTGTGA